From a region of the Latilactobacillus sakei genome:
- a CDS encoding glycoside hydrolase family 43 protein, with protein MMKTFKNPILPGFNPDASVVKVGQDYYLATSTFEWLPGVEIYHSIDLINWELVSSPLENDAVIDLTGNYNSGSIWAPHLSYADSQFWLLITDVKTGTAFKDTLNYVMFAPEITGPWSQPHFVTASGFDPAFFHDDDGKHYLMSMLFDHRLEKPNFAGLVIQEFNAETLELTGTRHHFFTGTDLGVCEGPQILKKDGWYYLLCAAGGTGYSHAATVCRSRQIMGPYEQSPYHPLLTTKPDPTNPLQKSGHASFIEVAPDEWYITHICARPLTERGNCPLGRETALQKIDWIDEWPRLTNGTIFPDLAVPVPSIAKNSRQKSDFSTFCDFNTTQLPNYFKGLRQAPTANQRCISLSDHPGYLRLYGEQSITSLHQQTLIARRWQHFNFRVETEMTFDPTSFQQLAGLVLFYDTDNWHYLQVSYDEERHEKTIQVESDTINQFAYHSERISIPEHQSIRLAVTVNRNQAQFYYALGKQDLQPIGDVLPADQLSDDFIKAHGKLAFTGAMVGICTQDLDHHASFADFKYFNYVEKH; from the coding sequence ATGATGAAAACTTTTAAAAATCCAATCCTACCCGGTTTTAATCCCGATGCTTCCGTTGTAAAGGTCGGTCAAGATTACTATCTGGCAACTTCAACGTTTGAATGGCTACCTGGTGTTGAAATCTATCACTCAATTGATCTCATCAATTGGGAATTAGTCAGTTCCCCGCTAGAAAACGACGCCGTTATCGATTTAACGGGTAATTATAATTCCGGTAGTATCTGGGCCCCTCACCTTAGTTACGCCGATAGTCAATTTTGGTTACTCATCACCGATGTTAAAACCGGCACAGCTTTTAAGGACACTTTGAATTATGTTATGTTTGCGCCAGAAATCACCGGTCCCTGGAGTCAGCCGCATTTTGTCACGGCTTCTGGTTTCGATCCCGCCTTTTTCCATGACGACGATGGCAAACATTACCTTATGAGTATGTTATTTGATCATCGCCTCGAAAAGCCCAATTTTGCTGGCCTAGTCATTCAAGAATTTAATGCTGAGACATTAGAATTGACAGGGACACGCCATCATTTCTTTACCGGCACTGATTTAGGCGTTTGCGAGGGGCCTCAGATATTAAAAAAAGACGGCTGGTATTATTTATTATGTGCTGCCGGTGGCACCGGCTATAGTCACGCCGCAACCGTCTGTCGGTCGCGACAAATTATGGGCCCTTATGAACAATCGCCATACCACCCGTTACTAACAACTAAACCTGATCCGACTAACCCCCTTCAAAAAAGTGGGCATGCTTCTTTTATTGAAGTCGCCCCTGATGAATGGTATATCACGCATATTTGCGCTCGCCCGTTAACTGAACGTGGAAATTGCCCATTAGGCCGAGAAACCGCCCTCCAAAAAATCGATTGGATTGATGAGTGGCCCCGACTAACTAATGGCACTATCTTCCCAGATTTAGCAGTGCCAGTCCCATCAATCGCTAAGAATAGTCGTCAAAAAAGCGATTTTAGTACATTCTGTGATTTTAATACAACACAATTACCAAATTATTTTAAAGGACTTCGCCAAGCACCCACTGCTAATCAACGGTGTATCTCACTATCGGATCATCCTGGCTATTTACGACTTTATGGTGAACAAAGTATTACCAGCTTACACCAACAAACACTGATTGCCCGCCGATGGCAACATTTTAACTTCCGTGTAGAAACCGAAATGACCTTTGACCCAACTTCTTTTCAACAACTTGCTGGCTTAGTGCTCTTTTATGACACGGATAATTGGCACTATCTGCAAGTTTCTTACGATGAAGAACGTCATGAAAAAACAATCCAAGTTGAAAGTGATACGATTAATCAATTTGCCTACCATTCCGAACGAATTAGTATCCCCGAACATCAATCAATTCGATTAGCAGTTACAGTTAACCGTAACCAAGCACAATTTTATTATGCGCTTGGCAAACAAGACCTACAGCCAATCGGTGACGTCTTACCCGCAGATCAATTAAGTGATGATTTTATTAAAGCCCATGGTAAATTAGCATTTACCGGCGCAATGGTCGGTATCTGTACGCAAGATCTTGACCACCACGCTTCATTTGCTGATTTTAAATACTTTAATTATGTTGAAAAACATTAA
- a CDS encoding PTS mannose transporter subunit IIB produces MTNPTETKVLSTKLDKKERKLLWKLFWRSNYLMFCASYTKQQGITYSWVMEPFLENIYGKGTDAFYAAMARHQDFYNTNTGMNNFIAALTISMEEENKLATDNGTPFDETSISALKTALMGPLAGIGDSVYLSVIRVVATGVALGLSQQGNILGPILFLVVASIPNALIRWFGGVLGYKSGGAFISKAMKSGSFNAITKGCTVLGLIMTGAMTAQFVTFTTTFSQKIGGTEFNLQQILDSILPGLLPLTLTMLCFAYLRKHNRPVRALLTVFLIAIILTVLGITG; encoded by the coding sequence ATGACTAATCCAACAGAAACAAAAGTATTATCGACTAAACTCGATAAAAAAGAACGTAAGCTACTCTGGAAGCTCTTTTGGCGCAGTAACTATCTTATGTTTTGTGCTAGCTATACCAAACAGCAGGGCATTACTTATTCGTGGGTTATGGAACCCTTCCTAGAGAATATATATGGTAAAGGTACTGACGCGTTCTATGCGGCTATGGCCCGCCATCAAGATTTTTACAATACTAATACCGGAATGAATAACTTCATCGCTGCTTTAACGATTTCAATGGAAGAAGAAAATAAATTAGCGACTGATAACGGTACGCCATTCGATGAAACTTCGATTAGCGCACTTAAAACAGCTTTAATGGGCCCACTTGCCGGTATTGGTGATTCGGTTTATCTTTCAGTTATCCGAGTTGTCGCAACGGGTGTTGCCCTAGGGCTTAGTCAACAAGGAAATATTCTGGGCCCTATCCTCTTCTTAGTCGTTGCTAGTATCCCTAATGCACTGATTCGTTGGTTTGGTGGCGTATTAGGCTATAAATCAGGTGGCGCCTTCATCTCTAAGGCCATGAAGAGCGGTTCTTTCAATGCGATTACTAAAGGTTGTACTGTTTTAGGTTTAATCATGACCGGCGCAATGACAGCACAATTTGTAACCTTTACAACTACCTTCTCACAAAAGATTGGTGGCACCGAATTTAATCTTCAACAAATTTTAGATTCCATTTTACCTGGTCTATTACCACTAACCTTAACAATGCTTTGTTTCGCTTACCTGCGTAAACATAATCGTCCTGTACGCGCATTATTAACTGTCTTTTTAATCGCAATTATCCTAACTGTCTTAGGAATCACTGGTTAA
- a CDS encoding PTS sugar transporter subunit IIC: MLMNALIVGFVVALAKFLDWWFSSQLSRPIFIVALLGILLGHPTEGIILGAQLELIFLGNVNLGGVMPSDFTLGSIFGGAFAMILGSKIETAIALAVPISLLGTLIYTVMKMVITSLVPRFEKHIKDKNIKAFNRLWSLQFWGFELVYFLLGFISIMVGTNAIKALIEAIPTWIQSSMTVAATMLPAIGIALLLKMLWEKSLIPFYFLGFALGAFFTYDKATDGRLTKGAVALTTAPTKMLSLIQIAFIGFIIAALVVMAELRHNNNNKQTATETVDSNDESEDFFND; the protein is encoded by the coding sequence ATGTTAATGAACGCACTCATTGTTGGTTTTGTTGTCGCACTCGCTAAGTTTTTAGATTGGTGGTTTAGTTCTCAACTTTCTCGGCCAATTTTTATCGTTGCTCTACTAGGGATTTTACTTGGTCACCCCACTGAAGGGATTATTCTTGGGGCTCAATTAGAATTAATTTTCCTAGGAAACGTCAATCTCGGTGGCGTTATGCCATCCGATTTTACATTGGGATCCATTTTCGGCGGCGCATTTGCAATGATCTTAGGTTCTAAAATCGAAACCGCAATTGCCTTAGCCGTTCCAATTTCATTATTAGGAACTTTAATCTATACAGTTATGAAAATGGTTATTACATCCCTTGTCCCACGTTTTGAAAAACATATTAAAGATAAAAATATTAAAGCTTTTAATCGACTCTGGTCACTTCAGTTTTGGGGTTTTGAATTAGTTTATTTTCTACTTGGTTTCATTTCAATTATGGTTGGTACTAATGCCATTAAAGCTTTAATTGAAGCTATTCCAACTTGGATTCAAAGCTCAATGACCGTTGCTGCAACTATGTTACCCGCTATCGGGATTGCCTTGCTACTTAAAATGCTTTGGGAAAAGAGCCTCATCCCATTTTACTTCTTAGGATTCGCATTAGGTGCATTCTTCACCTACGACAAAGCAACAGATGGTCGCTTAACTAAAGGTGCAGTTGCATTAACAACTGCGCCAACTAAAATGCTTTCCCTAATTCAAATTGCCTTCATTGGTTTTATTATCGCAGCTCTTGTTGTAATGGCCGAATTACGCCACAACAACAATAATAAACAAACTGCAACCGAAACGGTTGATTCTAACGATGAAAGTGAGGATTTTTTCAATGACTAA
- a CDS encoding PTS mannose/fructose/sorbose transporter subunit IIB, giving the protein MISMIRIDDRLIHGQVAVKWSKELGISRIVVISDKIATNEIQISALKMAAPAGVKAAILPLDKAIKILNDPRSEALKILVVTNDPKYVAGLVPHLTQKPRLNIANYGRIGGVLSDKRKVTETVYLSKTDEQIFQKMFADGYDFTYQPLPSDPEQSLNQLLGGH; this is encoded by the coding sequence ATGATTAGTATGATTAGAATTGACGATCGACTTATCCATGGACAGGTGGCGGTTAAATGGTCAAAGGAATTAGGAATTAGTCGCATTGTCGTTATCAGTGACAAAATTGCTACCAATGAAATTCAGATTAGCGCGCTTAAAATGGCAGCTCCTGCTGGCGTAAAAGCAGCTATCTTACCACTTGATAAAGCCATTAAGATCTTAAATGACCCACGTTCAGAAGCACTCAAAATATTAGTTGTTACCAACGATCCAAAATATGTTGCTGGACTAGTCCCACATCTCACTCAGAAACCACGTTTAAATATTGCTAACTATGGCCGAATCGGTGGTGTCCTAAGTGATAAGCGCAAAGTGACAGAAACCGTTTACCTATCAAAAACAGATGAACAAATTTTCCAAAAGATGTTCGCTGATGGCTATGATTTTACTTATCAACCGCTTCCCAGCGATCCTGAACAATCATTAAATCAATTACTAGGAGGCCATTAA